Genomic DNA from Streptomyces sp. PCS3-D2:
TGGCTGCGGAGCGCAGCCGGATGGCGTAGCCGCCGGACTCGGTGACGAGCAGGCCCGGGGCGACGACCTTGCGCAGGCGGGAGGCGTAGGTGCGGATGGTGGCGAGGGCCTGCTGCGGCGGGTCCTCGCCCCAGATGGCGTCGATCAGTTCGGGTGCGGTGGCGGTGCGGCCGTCGCGCAGCAGGAGTGCGGCGAGCAGGGCGCGTTGCTGGGGGGTGCCGGAGGGCAGGGCCTCGCCGCCCCGCCAGGCGCGTACGGGCCCGAGGACGGCGAACCGCGACTCGCCCGCCGTGCCGCCTGCGACGGTCTCGGCGGTCTCGGCGGTCGGGGCAGGCCCGGTGGTGCCGCTAGCGGTGGTGGCGTGCCTCTCGCCGGACGCGGCGGCGACCGTCGGCGGTACGGGACCGGCGGGGCGGGCGGCGGTGCCGGCTTCGGACGCGGCGGCAGCCGCACGGGCCTCGGGGTGTTTGCGCGGGTGAGGGATGGCCGGTACGCCGTCCATCTGTCGTCCCCCTGCCTTCCGTCGGTGTAAGGGTCAGTCTGCCCTGTCTGCGCGCACACGTCAGCCCGTCCATGACCGATCCCGGACCAACTAGCTGACGGTTCGTCAGATCAGCGCTACCGTATGAGCCATGGAGACCTTCCCCAAGATCATCTCGGTGGACGACCACACGGTTGAACCTCCCCACGTCTGGAGGGACCGGCTCCCGTCCAGGTACCGCGACACCGGCCCCCGCGTCGTCCGTGCCCCGCTGAAGGAAATGACCTTCCTCGGCGGCAAGTTCGCCCCGGTCATGGGGGCCGCGGGCGACGACGGCCCGATCGGCGACTGGTGGGTGTACGAGGACCTGCACCGGCCGCTCACCCGGCTCGACACCGCCGTCGGGTACGACCGCGACGAGATCACCCTGGAAGTCATCACCTACGAGCAGATGCGCCCCGGCTCCTTCTCGGTTCCCGAGCGGCTCGCCGACATGGACGTCAACCATGTCCAGTCGGCCCTCTGCTTCCCGACCTTCCCCCGCTTCTGCGGCCAGACCTTCACCGAGGCCAAGGACCGTGAGCTGGGGCTCCTGTGCGTACGGGCCTACAACGACTGGATGGTGGAGGAGTGGTGCGGCCCCGACGCCCGGGGCCGGCTCATCCCGCTCACCCTCATCCCGCTCTGGGACGCCCGGCTGGCCGCCGAGGAGGTCCGCCGCAACGCGGCGCGCGGCGTGCGCGCGGTCGCCTTCTCGGAGATACCCCCGCACCTGGGCCTGCCGTCCGTGCACACCGACGAGTGGGATCCCTTCCTTCGGGCGTGCGACGAGACCGGCACGGTCATCGCCATGCACATCGGCTCCTCGTCCCGGATGCCGTCCACCTCCGCGGACGCCCCGCCCGCGGTCGGCTCCACCATCACCTTCGCCAACTGCTGTTTCTCCATGGTCGACTGGCTGATGAGCGGCAAGTTCGAGCGCTTCCCCCATCTGAAGATCATGTACGCGGAGGGCCAGATCGGCTGGATCCCGTACATCCTCGAACGCGCGGACGTGGTCTGGGAGGAGAACCGCGGCTGGGGCGGGGTCGCCGACAAGGTGCTCCGTCCGCCGTCCGAGCTCTTCGCGGGGCACGTCTTCGGCTGCTTCTTCGACGACGCCTTCGGTCTGCAGAACCTCGACGCGATCGGCGCCGGCAACGTCCTCTACGAGACGGACTACCCCCACTCCGACTCCACCTGGCCGAAGTCGCGCGAGGTCGGGGAGGCGCAGATGGGGCACCTGGCGCCGGACACGGTGGACCGCATCGTGCGCGGCAACGCGATCGACCTGCTCGGCCTGACCCCGGACGGCCTGTGGGCGGGACCGGGTTCGGGCGGCTGACCCCGGTCGGTCAGGCCGGTGTCCGGCGGGCCGTGACCCCGCCCGTGCCCTCGCCCTCGCCCGCGTCCGTGTCCGTGTCCGCCGGCACGGTCACGAGCAGGAACGAGACGGCCAGGCCGGCCGCTGCGACGGCCGGCAGCAGCAGCGTGACGTCCACGAGGGCGACGAGCCCGGCGCCCAGGGCCAGGGCCAGCGCGTTCGGTAC
This window encodes:
- a CDS encoding amidohydrolase family protein yields the protein METFPKIISVDDHTVEPPHVWRDRLPSRYRDTGPRVVRAPLKEMTFLGGKFAPVMGAAGDDGPIGDWWVYEDLHRPLTRLDTAVGYDRDEITLEVITYEQMRPGSFSVPERLADMDVNHVQSALCFPTFPRFCGQTFTEAKDRELGLLCVRAYNDWMVEEWCGPDARGRLIPLTLIPLWDARLAAEEVRRNAARGVRAVAFSEIPPHLGLPSVHTDEWDPFLRACDETGTVIAMHIGSSSRMPSTSADAPPAVGSTITFANCCFSMVDWLMSGKFERFPHLKIMYAEGQIGWIPYILERADVVWEENRGWGGVADKVLRPPSELFAGHVFGCFFDDAFGLQNLDAIGAGNVLYETDYPHSDSTWPKSREVGEAQMGHLAPDTVDRIVRGNAIDLLGLTPDGLWAGPGSGG